A single window of Cryptococcus depauperatus CBS 7841 chromosome 2, complete sequence DNA harbors:
- a CDS encoding heat shock protein 60, mitochondrial has translation MNPLRSRAALPRPARLIQNSARITKRGYASKDVVFGNDARQGMLKGVDILAKAVSATLGPKGRTVIIGQSFGGPKITKDGVTVAKSITLKDPVENLGARLVQDVASKTNDTAGDGTTTATVLARAIYSEGVKNVAAGCNPMDLRRGAQKAVDKVLEVLAANKKVITTSEEIAQVATISANGDTHIGAIIAQAMEQVGKEGVITVKEGRTIDDEIEITEGMRFDRGFISPYLITDTKNQRVELEKPFILLSEKKISALQDILPSLEIAAQTRRPLLIIAEDIDGEALAAIILNKLRGQLSVAAVKAPGFGDNRKSILGDIAILTGGTVFTDELDVKLEKVTPEMFGTTGSATITKEDTIILNGEGDKNLIQSRCEQIRSLINDASTSDYDRTKLQERLAKLGGGVAVIKVGGSSEVEVGEKKDRYDDALNATRAAVEEGIVPGGGTALLKASTSLEDIAVDNFDQKLGVSMIRQAIRRPARTIVDNAGEEGSVVVGKLLSEEFSVSDKFNWGYDAQSSQYRDMISAGILDPLKVVRTALIDASGVASLLTTSEACVVDAEEKQPSAGGMGGMGGMGGMGGMGGMGMM, from the exons atgaaCCCTCTCAGATCTCGTGCCGCTCTTCCTCGCCCAGCAAGGCTTATCCAAAACTCAGCTCGCATCACAAAGCGAGGCTATGCTTCCAAGGATGTTGTTTTTGGCAACGATGCCAGGCAGGGTATGCTCAAGGGTGTTGACATCCTCGCAAAAGCTGTCAGCGCTACGCTTGGCCCCAAAGGCAGGACTGTTATTATTG GCCAAAGCTTTGGTGGTCCAAAAATTACCAAGGACGGTGTCACTGTCGCCAAATCTATCACTCTGAAAGACCCTGTGGAGAATCTCGGTGCTCG ACTTGTCCAAGATGTCGCTTCCAAGACCAACGATACTGCCGGTGATGGTACGACGACTGCTACTGTTCTCGCTCGCGCTATTTACTCAGAGGGTGTGAAGAATGTCGCCGCCGGTTGCAACCCTATGGACCTGAGGCGAGGTGCACAAAAGGCTGTTGACAAGGTTCTCGAAGTCCTTGCCGCCAACAAAAAAGTGATTACGACTTCTGAGGAGATTGCTCAG GTTGCCACAATCTCTGCCAATGGTGACACCCATATCGGTGCGATTATTGCTCAGGCTATGGAGCaggttggaaaagaaggtGTCATCACTGTTAAGGAGGGCAGAACTATTGATGACGAAATTGAAATCACTGAAGGTATGCGATTCGACCGTGGTTTCATTTCTCCTTACCTCATCACCGATACTAAGAACCAGCGTGTCGAACTCGAGAAGCCGTTCATTCTCCTGtctgaaaagaagatttcTGCTCTTCAAGACATTCTTCCCTCTCTCGAGATTGCTGCCCAGACGCGCCGACCTCTTTTGATCATTGCCGAGGATATTGACGGTGAGGCTCTCGCTGccatcattctcaacaaacTCCGTGGTCAGTTGAGCGTTGCCGCTGTCAAAGCCCCTGGTTTTGGCGACAATCGAAAGTCTATTCTTGGCGACATTGCCATCCTTACCGGTGGCACTGTCTTCACCGACGAGCTTGATGTTAAGCTTGAAAAGGTTACTCCTGAGATGTTTGGCACGACAGGTTCTGCAACCATTACCAAAGAAGACaccatcatcctcaatgGTGAAGGTGACAAGAATCTTATCCAGTCTCGATGCGAACAGATTCGATCTTTGATCAATGACGCTTCCACTTCCGACTACGACAGGACCAAGCTTCAAGAACGTCTTGCCAAACTCGGCGGAGGTGTTGCCGTCATCAAAGTTGGAGGTTCTAGTGAGGTTGAGGTcggagaaaagaaggataGATATGACGATGCGCTCAACGCCACTCGTGCGGCGGTCGAAGAGGGTATTGTCCCTGGCGGTGGTACTGCCCTTCTT AAAGCTTCAACTTCTCTTGAAGACATCGCAGTCGACAACTTTGACCAGAAGCTTGGTGTTTCCATGATCCGTCAAGCTATTCGACGACCTGCTCGAACAATTGTTGACAACGCTGGCGAGGAAGGTTCTGTCGTTGTTGGCAAACTCCTCTCTGAGGAATTCTCTGTCTCTGACAAATTTAATTGGGGTTACGACGCTCAATCTAGCCAATACCGTGACATGATTTCTGCCGGTATCCTTGACCCGTTAAAGGTTGTCAGGACTGCTCTCATCGACGCTAGCGGCGTTGCGAGCTTGTTGACTACCTCTGAGGCTTGCGTCGTTGATGCTGAGGAGAAGCAACCCTCTGCGGGTGGTATGGGAGGCATGGGCGGTATGGGTGGAATGGGTGGTATGGGTGGCATGGGAATGATGTAA